The following nucleotide sequence is from Salvia splendens isolate huo1 chromosome 2, SspV2, whole genome shotgun sequence.
AGTTACTGGAGCACGAGGTTCTGTCAATAATAAGGTTCAATCTCTTCTGCTGGACATCAAGGAGGTAAAGATTTCTATTATATATAATGAGTTTATAACGGAGCGGATCACCTACTCCACAATTCCGTGGGTCCAgtttattttgttgtgagtgtGGAGTAGGAATTGTGGAGTAGGTGATCCGCTCCGCTTTTATAAGGCTCGAGAAAATCTTGGTAAAGGTCGATGCAAATAGAGCTCACCCTTTTTACCCTCCACAGGCAACGAACAAGCCAGTAGCAGTTGGTTTTGGCATATCAGAACCACAGCATGTTAAGCAGGTATGTCTTGAACATGCTATTGTTTACTTTTAAGCATCTAAATCGTCGTTTTCAGGTGGCGGATTGGGGAGCAGATGGTGTGATTGTTGGGAGTGCCATGGTAAGAATACTTGGTGATGCGAAATCCCCTGAAGAAGGCCTAAAGGAGCTAGAGGTGTTCACCAAAGGCTTAAAATCAGCCCTTGAGTGATGAAATGCTTTCAAACTGAGCATCTAGAATTGCAGCAAAACTGAAAACCACAATTTTTTTatgtgaataaaatatgttcAGTTTCCTTCCATTAAATCGGTGGTTGTTGTTTCTTCTCCTATATTCTATTTTCTGAGTTTATGTTGTTTTTTCTCTTTTGGAGTGCTAAATTAACCTTCTTTCTCTTATGACTTGTCGAATTGCCCCTGTTTTCTTCTCTTGcttagaattaaaaaaatataggaataATGGTGAAAAActcaacaaaatataaaatcaaagtGATAATCTATCATTGCTATTTCAAAGAATCCATATCATATACACAATCCTTAATTTTCTATCATAGTTTAATGTCATATACAACACTACACAACACTAAAACATAATGATAAATAGAGAACGATCCCTAAACTAAGTGATTGCAAAGGTTTCAAGAGGGAGGAACAAGCACCTCTCCATCACCTATATATACATCTGCAAATTCCTCATCATTTTTGCCCAACATCTCCTTCAATGAAAGATCTATGTTCCTACTTTTCAGAACCCAATACCTCGGCTTTATCTTCTTCTCCAACGAGTAGCTGAAGTATCTCGGGTAATCCACCACGTCACGTACAGGCCTTCCCATGGTGTTCACTAGGAACTCCAGTTTAGGTCTCAAGACCTCATCAATGCTGTACCCGAGTAAAGGAGAGAACCTCCGTACCATGAACCCGACATCTTTCTTTGACAATCCGATCTCAATCAGGTACCTCATTCTGCCAAGAATCACATCTTCAGTCTtcgttttttttcctttttatggTAATTATAGTTCAAGTATAGTTAAATTCTTTACCTGGGAAGTAAAGCCCTGTCGACATCACAAACAAATAGTTCTGGGTATTTCCTGACAACTCGTGGGATGTTGGCTTTGGAGATGCCAATGTTAGAGAGAAATTGCAACTTCTTATCAAGCGTTTTGTCTATGTTTGCAGCGAAAATTTCAGGGCAACGGCCAAGCGTCCTAGCAATGGCATCCTCATCCATTCCTAAATCCTTAAAGAAGGACATCACCTGAATGcaggaagaaaaagaaaaagtttaACAAAAGAAATGATGCAAAAAAGGGTGCTCTGTATGCAATGGCTTCATAAAATCCCTTCACCAAATTACTCTGTTTTATACTCCAGTTTTTTAAGTATGCTAGTAAAATTTAAGATAAGAAAAACGGTCTGCAACACAAGATCAGGATTCTGTTTTACTAATAAAGATGCAATAGCCACCAAAACCATTTGCAAAGAGTAGCACATAAACCACGTCTTTGCAACATAACTCCACAAAAGGCTGTAAAAATAAACTATCATCATGATTCCTTTATCGATAAATTGAACACATATTTCGACCAGGCAATCTGCCTCTAACTTGAATGGCCCAGATAAAAAACAACATTTACATTCTAATTCTGTATATGATAAGCCTTTGCTTTGCCCTTATTCAACTGACCTCATGAGGTTCACAAGGAAAGCTCCAAATTAAACTGATTTTGATAACTAAACACAACAAAGTACAGTAAAGAAATGTTTCGATAGATTTAAGATTTATAAACATATTTCTGTCGAACCAACCTGAAGTAATTCCTGAGGCTTGCGAAGTAGTAGTTGAGGACTTGTAGCAATGACATGACCTAACTTCTTACTTTTAATATCCATTTTACTCAATTCTTCCACTATCAACTTCATCTTACTAACTGAACAACCCAAAATATGTGGCCAGCTTATGATTGCTTGCGAGGAGCAGCTTCTTGGAACCTAGAGAGTGTCCGATAAAAAAATTGTAAGTACCAGAAAGATATCTATTCTGCAGCATCAGATTCCGAGATAAAGGAATCAAGTATCTGAACTCCACCAATACCTTCAATTCATCAAAGAAATCGAGGATTTTCTCCAAGTTCTCTAGGATGCTAGCAGAAAGAATCCATGGATACTTAACGAGCATCTTCCCAAGATCATTATCCTTCACACCAATCTACAAGGAAATATACCAATATAGCCAACCGTGAACAGCCATATTAAACGTATCAAATTCACCAGAAATACAGCATCGTACTCAACAAGACGGGAATCACTAGATGTTCAAAATATCACTTTGCAAATCATTGGCTAGTACACGAAGAAACTGAAGCAACAAACTTAAAGAGAGAAATTGTCAATTGTACCTTCTCAAATGACCTCAATCTTGGTTTGATATCTGTGTCAATATCATAGGTCAGAACAGGCGGGAACAGCAATATTATGTTTCGTATGCATTCTTTAGGGACTCTGACGACTTCCAAAAACAACACGATTGGCTTCACACAAGATTCTAGAGGCAGGACAAGAAGATGGGGAAAGGATTCAATCAGATACCCAAAAGAGGCATTCTCAGAACCTAATAGATGCAAACCACCACGCCTCGCTTGAATCTACACGATTAAAAAGGCAATTAATACACAAACCATGGCAAACACATTATCAGCAAACAATCTATCATCTTTAACCTTCTCTAAAAATGCTAAAGTTTGCTGCAATTCATCATCAGCGGAAATGGAGATATGAGCCATCATTCTCAACGCATTTTTCCCAATGATTCCACCATCATCACTGCCACAAAATAATATTTCCTTCATATACTCAACCTATAATAGTAATTGAGAAGAACACAAAATCAGGAATGGAAAAACCACCACCACTTTTTTCTTAATGAAAAAAAAGGATTCGATCAAACACCTTGTGAATTAGGCGCGTAAGCGCGTTGGACTTGGAAGAAGATAAATATCGCGCTAAGCGAGAAGCCGAGGCGAGAGAAAGGCCAATACTCTCCAAAAAGGGAAGAACGCCCTTATCCCCTTTTTGTTCCGCCATTTGAGACACTTTCCTCTTGAACTCTACATTCTCCGCGGCGGCGGCCAACGAATTCCAACCGTCGAGGTCATCCACGCCGTCAATCAGCATGCTAAGATAGCTAGGGCAGTTTGAGGAAACGTAATTCGCGTCCTCTCGCGAAGCTCCGTATTTTTGCAGATACTCGGAAACGGCTTCCCGCGCTTCTTCAACGCGATTTTCGCGCGATTCTGGCTCGCAATCGGTTGCGTGTGAGGCGGGGGCGAAGCTCGTGGGCTTTCTGCGATGGTTTTGGAAGGAAACGGATGTAAATGTTTTGCTGAGGTTTAAGGGGGGTTTAGGTGAGATGAAGAGATTTGGTTCGAGAGCAGCGGGGCATATGGACGGGGAGGGAAAGGAGAGAGAATAGGTGAAGTGGCGGTGGAGGGGCGGAGATGAGAGAGAATTGGAGAAATGGCGGTGGAGGAGTGGCGGAGCCGCCATTGGAGGTGTGTGCCGGCGTTGGTGCTCTCGTCTTTCTTTTTAGCTTTTGATTTCTCATAAAATGGGCCCACAATGTAAGCCCACATTTGACATTGTTGGGCTATTTTAAATAAGGCCCACatcaattttatagtactccgtATTTACGATAAATTGTTGAATGataaatttggtcaaattttgcTCCATTTTAGAATTAATCgaaaaaattatagtagtaaagtttatttatttgcaattatcaCACAATAATGTTTTTTGTCAATTTGTATGTATGAGGACTTCATCATCATCGGTGGAGTAAAAACGATACAGtatatttataaagaaaatgaCGCTGTTTGGttgaaaaatatcaacaatataatACGTGTGTgtgatcttttttttttgtcgcATGATAATTGCAATCGACTCTAAACCTCATGATTTTTTACCTATATTTGAATTTCATACACATCATAATTTAACCAAACTTCGTAATTATTCTAACAATTTATCCTTATATTTGTAATGAAGCTCATTTTTTGTAAAACAATACTAGTACCAACATATAGACTTCAAAGTTCAATTTGTTAAGTATTTTAATTCATTTCAGTCTAATAatatcatttcttttttaactATTGTTATTATATGATTCACGTTTTGCAAACTTATTCTACTCACATTCAACATATAGAACTATTCTATAAAATTGAGATTTACTACTAAGTTACTAAACCTTTTTCCTCTCACATGCTTATTGCACTTATTAGGCATTCAACCAATTGAGATCTACTTATATTATACTAACCCTCTTTCTCAATagctatttatttttatcactaCATTAACAAAATGGATATCCACAAATCTATAGTGAAGCATAATCCACCACATGAAACAAAATGACCAAACAAACTGCTACAAAGCACAAATAGTTGTGCTTTCTGTAACAAAAAAATCTGTAGCTGTTCTTGCCTCAACATGGTTAAACATTCGAAACGAGCTATCTAACACCGTAAAAGTGAACCCGACATCAAAAAATCTGAACTGTACTCGAAGGAAAATACCATTTGTACATTTCGTTGTTACAACACCAAGAATCCAAGATCAAGCAGATCTGCCTTGAATCCCCTCCGGGTTAATTGGTGTATATACGTATGTGGACACGAAAACCACGAGTGCTcgtatataaaaaatgaaaagcaCCTGAGGCCGATTAATGGGATGACTATGTTGCACCATCATATATGTATGTTTCACTCTGATCTTCGTTCGTTTTTCTGATTGGCATACACTGGTAACATCCAACGAGAACCGTGTTTCCTCCTCCCATAACACCGCCAGTAAAGCAACAGTATCCCGGCTATGACTACAAGGGGAATCGCCCATCTGCCGAACAATACATGCACATCAGCTATAGTAGAAGATTTTCTTATTATACAAATATTGGTTTTGCAAATCTCAACTTGTCAGGTTAAGTATCAACTCAAGAAAAAATCCTACTTGCGTCTTAAAACACGATCTAACACACGTATTGACATATAGCACAGGATCGTAATTACCTGTCTAAATCGAGAACAGGGCTGTAGACCACAGTTTCCCAAGTCTTCACAATACCATGCCACACAGGGTTGTAGTAAAGAGATTCTGAGGACCAGAACATTCGTGTATACACCTCTAAGAATATAAAAAGTACCCATGCTCCCAACTCGATCAAAATGAACTTCACGATGAATCGACCCACCACCACCATGACCAGCGAGAAGGCCACCAACCAATTAAAGAGCCTTTGGTTGTATTCCTTGATAAAGAGAGATTTTGCTTTCCCCAACATCTGCATTCAAATATAAATGTCTTGAGATAACGACAGGTAAAGGAgacataaaatttataaaaacatGCACTAATCATAGATGTCAAAACGGAGGTTTTATCTAACGGGAAGAGATTCAGGAAACCCTCAACAAGGAGAGTTCCGCCAGCCAAACATAGGAACAAGCCAAATCTATCATTGATCAGTTTCTGTTTAACTGTACCTTCACCCAATATGACAGAATTCTAGGGAATAAAAAGTTTGCATAACCAGTATTAGATAGTGTCACGGACCTTCGACATTCGCATCTCGTACTTGGTTTTAGATGGTCCAACACAGTCGTGTTCAAAACTCTGGTTACACTGGTTGAATCCTGCATTAAATTTAGCCATAGATGGGAGTCTGAGTACTTGAagttgatccattttttcctcACATGAAGTATACAGACCCTCGCACAACTTTGAGGATTGATATTCATTGATTAGAACAAAGTTCTTGTACACCTGCATAGACCTATGGATAAGCAGAGAGATTCCAAGAACTCTAGGAGGAAAGCAACTGTTCTTAAGTCCGTACCTTCTCAATCTCCTCCCCCAACTGCTCGGCTGATCGCTTTGCATGATGATGCCCAAAATGTTGCTCATCAAATGCCACAAGAGATGCAGATTTGGCATCTTCATGAGTTTGTTGAAGAAACATCTCCGTAGTCGGGAAACTCAAAACAGTCATGTGACCATTATATAGTTTCAAACAACGCTCCAGAATACCCTTATTGAAGACCTCCACGAGCGAGCCTGTTGATGGAATCTCCCCTTTATTTAGTGCCTCAAGAatctggaacacaaatttatctATAAGGAACGGAAGAAAGCTAGAAAAGTTTCGCACATGTGAATTCACAGGGTAATTAACAATTCCTTCACCAAGAAGTTTAGAAGATATCTTAAAAGTCCACTAAACTAGAAAGGGTAATTGGATCATCCTTAATCTCTATGCTCAATAGAGTAGATTAGAATCATTATGTTTCAATATTTTGGAcaggaacagaaaataaaataacaagcTACACGAGTTGTTATGCAAAACTGAAGAAACGCCAGAAAGGAGTAGAAGATTGCACCTGCTTCAGGAAAGATACAAATTCCTTGCCATTGAGTGTATTACCCTGGACAATCTTTGGCCGGATTATAGAAGAAACGACTGCCTTCAACTGGTCTCTCCTCTTTACATACATAGGCTCAAGTTCATCATCCTTCATATCGCAGAGCTTTGTGCGCTGGAGATGGGGCTGTAAAACAGGGTACGGTTAGGATTTTACATCAGAATTAAACAACCACTACCAGAATGAAATAATAGGGGCCGTTCCTGCAGGATGGTAGACTGTTCCCAGCAGTCCATTATCTTTAGTTCCTATGATTTAGTTGTTCAGAAATATAGTTAAGTTTAGCATTTGGCTATTCCGAGTAGTGGCCTCTTAGGAGGACAGTTATCTTTAATTTTCTATgttcttttatttatatcgtTCTATCTTTTCTATGCTTTCCTGTCTTCTGTTCAATTCCAGCAGGAAACAATCTTCTCTATCAGAAAAGAAGAGCTGTGACACTTGAAAAAACCTGAGGTAAGCTAAAGGCCGTGCTATTATCACCCATGACAGCCAATGACTCACGAATCTGGTTGACCTGAAAGCAATGaccaaaaatattatattaagcCATTTTGAGCATCAGAACAAAACATGCTAATGATAACAGAAGAATCTAGAGATTTGACATGCCTGATCAATATTCTTGTCCTCTGCTCAAAAAAATCCCCCACAGTTAGATTTGCAATCAATATGACTTTTTCTAATACACGGCAAAGAGGCAAAGACAATTTTCAGATTAAGAAACAAACCATTTGCATTAGGGACTCGACGCAGAGCCTCATCAACCATTTCTTGCACCGACTTCCCTTCTGAAGTTCCCAAATATGAATTTCACATGAGAAATTTTAACAATGATAAGAAAAAGGAAATACAGCAGCTATATTACCAAAAACTAAGGGTCTTTAAATGTAACTTGACTGCAGACTATAATAATATTAGGATAAGCAAGTAGATTAGGGTATTTGTATACTTACGTAGAAAATCACGCTGGATTAACCATAATAACTTAGCCGGTTCAAAAGCCACATCTTGCCCCtgcaataaaaagaaaatttacgAAATTCAACCTCCAAGCATTATCTTGTATGTGTaaatgtgtgtgttttgtgttttgaaAGACTGGCTCAAAGGAAAATTAGTTTAAAAGAAACAAGAGTATCACCTTGACTCTGTTCTTCATGTTCATTTTCCAGAAacagaaacaaaacaaaaaaaaagtgtatCAGGAAAAATGAACTAAGTAGAAATGACAAACAAAAATTAAccacaaaaatatatatgaGCTATGAAAGAACTAGCAACTTCAAATTTATACGCTATGACGGACCTTCCATAAAATTCTTCAGCAAGCTCCACCGCAAATGATAATCTAGATATATCCGCCTCGCGTATCTAAGAATAAAAGAAATACCAAGCTGCTATTAAGTGCATTAATATTTGGTAAATAATATACCACTGCCAGTAGCAGGGAAGAACAACACGTTTATAGGTATGTACAACCATGCAAAGCCATAGCAGCCCTTTCTCAACGTTGCAATCACTAAGGCATAACCTATACTTATCATTTCCATACAATTAATCTTCTAGAGCAATTTAGCCttctatattaaaattaaatcccTGATCAATATACAACCTGGGCAATGAACCAGCGGTGAATCTGCTTGAGCTTGAGTGAGGCATTTACATAAAACCTTTTGCTACCTcaaactatttttttctatcCAATAAAAACCCATGCAACCCCATTCCATAACCCATACCATATCACAACAGCAGGGTGCtttcaagattttttttaatcataaaagTTGCAATCATTTGCATAAAAATACTTCCTGAAGGGAATTGCAAGAGGGATGACAGTAACATACCGTCTCAGGTAGATTATATATAAGCACGGAACTCATTACAGTTGCCAGGGCAAAAATCCTGCAGAGCAGGTGATGGAAATCCATATTAATCAATCAGAAGCATTTCTAACATACTTGGTATCAGTAACAAACTAGATATATAACTAATTTGGAAATTTACCTGTCATCATACACATTAGACTTCCCTACACTTTCAAAACCCTCTGTATCAAGGTAGAAAACAGAAGTCGTAACTCCATTGATATCTACTTCGACTGGAGTACCCCACACCCAAATACCTAGAGAAACCAATACAAAGATTTGAGCACACATATAAATTGTAGTATAtattatgtcatttagtactgGCCAAGATTCAAAATCAGTAGCAAAAACCTTTGGTTTTAGTATCACGCATGTGCCCAACACCAAAACCTGCCAAATTATTACTTTAAAGTCAGGAATTGGGAAAAAGAGTTACAATGGATCAGCATTACTTAATATGCAAAGGTTATTAAACTGCACCTTCATCGCATGATAGGGAGAGAAGCTGATTCAGTAAAAACGATTTTCCAGACCGATATGGACCAATGAcctataaaatacaaaaattacgATGTGGGGTTTTGGAAAACATTAAGAATGCCAAAAAAAACTGCTAAACATGAAGACATTCATTATCCTCCTAATCTAATGCTTCAAATTCTACTATGTTCTT
It contains:
- the LOC121792935 gene encoding transcription termination factor MTERF2, chloroplastic-like, which produces MAAPPLLHRHFSNSLSSPPLHRHFTYSLSFPSPSICPAALEPNLFISPKPPLNLSKTFTSVSFQNHRRKPTSFAPASHATDCEPESRENRVEEAREAVSEYLQKYGASREDANYVSSNCPSYLSMLIDGVDDLDGWNSLAAAAENVEFKRKVSQMAEQKGDKGVLPFLESIGLSLASASRLARYLSSSKSNALTRLIHKVEYMKEILFCGSDDGGIIGKNALRMMAHISISADDELQQTLAFLEKIQARRGGLHLLGSENASFGYLIESFPHLLVLPLESCVKPIVLFLEVVRVPKECIRNIILLFPPVLTYDIDTDIKPRLRSFEKIGVKDNDLGKMLVKYPWILSASILENLEKILDFFDELKVPRSCSSQAIISWPHILGCSVSKMKLIVEELSKMDIKSKKLGHVIATSPQLLLRKPQELLQVMSFFKDLGMDEDAIARTLGRCPEIFAANIDKTLDKKLQFLSNIGISKANIPRVVRKYPELFVCDVDRALLPRMRYLIEIGLSKKDVGFMVRRFSPLLGYSIDEVLRPKLEFLVNTMGRPVRDVVDYPRYFSYSLEKKIKPRYWVLKSRNIDLSLKEMLGKNDEEFADVYIGDGEVLVPPS
- the LOC121792937 gene encoding guanylate-binding protein 4-like, translating into MRALSPVAVLAIFLPLFASVSLSIENFRQAFPIIEPDPGHTKLRLSREGLEAIEKITTPIAAVAVIGPYRSGKSFLLNQLLSLSCDEGFGVGHMRDTKTKGIWVWGTPVEVDINGVTTSVFYLDTEGFESVGKSNVYDDRIFALATVMSSVLIYNLPETIREADISRLSFAVELAEEFYGRVKGQDVAFEPAKLLWLIQRDFLQGKSVQEMVDEALRRVPNANEDKNIDQVNQIRESLAVMGDNSTAFSLPQPHLQRTKLCDMKDDELEPMYVKRRDQLKAVVSSIIRPKIVQGNTLNGKEFVSFLKQILEALNKGEIPSTGSLVEVFNKGILERCLKLYNGHMTVLSFPTTEMFLQQTHEDAKSASLVAFDEQHFGHHHAKRSAEQLGEEIEKVYKNFVLINEYQSSKLCEGLYTSCEEKMDQLQVLRLPSMAKFNAGFNQCNQSFEHDCVGPSKTKYEMRMSKMLGKAKSLFIKEYNQRLFNWLVAFSLVMVVVGRFIVKFILIELGAWVLFIFLEVYTRMFWSSESLYYNPVWHGIVKTWETVVYSPVLDLDRWAIPLVVIAGILLLYWRCYGRRKHGSRWMLPVYANQKNERRSE